ATTTAAGGCAATTGGTAAAAAAATGCTTTCTGACGTAATTGACTTTTTAAAAGATATCAATCATATTGAGTCCAGTTGCATACTGATGTAATCTCAAGTTATGGTTCATAATTAAAAACAGACGTAATTGTCTGTTTTTTATTTGTCGTTTTGAGCTTGAATGGTAAGATAATAGAAGTGCGAAAACTAATTTGATTTAGTCAATGGATAACTTATTCAAGGGGTGAAAATGATGATTAAAGAACAAAATTTTCCCATCGAAACTAGATATAGATGGTATGATATCAACAACTTAAGTGAGGCAGATAGTCGAAAACTCCAGGATGAATTTAATTTTACCCCAGACATGATTTCTTATATTTCCGACCGACACGAGCGACCACACTATGATTATGATACTCACACTAAGATTCACTTGCTGGTTTATGATGTGCCGATTTGGCCCAGTAAAAGCATTAAACATTTTACTTCGCATCCAATTACTTTTCTGGTTTCGGGTGAAAACATTTTTACCTTCCATACAGAATCAACTAGCTATGTTTTTGAGGAATTTAATGATCGGTTAATGCGTAATAAGCTTTCCAGGGCAGAGGATGTTACCGAATTGTTAATGAAATTTTTGCTTTCAGCAGCACAATACTTTCAAAGAGCGATTACTCAATTAGATGTTGAACGTAATGGCTTAGATCAAAAATTATCAGACGATATTGACAATCATGACTTAGTTGAGTTATCCAACATTGAAAAAAGTTTGGTTTACCTTTCAAGTTCAATTCAGACTGACTTGATGATGTTGCACAGCTTGAAAATATCAGAATTGGATTTTACCAAATATGCTAGAGAACGCCTTGATGACGTTTTAATCGAATCAAATCAGGCTTCTGAAATGGTGAAAATTTCGCAGCAAGTGACTAAGACTTTGTCAGCGACTTCCAATAATATGATGAATAATAACCTGAATGATACGATGAAGTTCTTGACTGTGTGGTCATTGGTTTTAACAATTCCGACAATTTTAACGGGTTTTTATGGAATGAACGTTAGCTTGCCAGTCGATCACAGTTCAACAGATTGGATAGTGATTACCATATTCGCCATTATTTTAATGGCTTGGTTAATCTTCTTGATGAAGCGACACCATATGTTTTGAGGTGAGACATAAAAGATGAAAAATAAGGTAATCATTGGTTCATTAATAGCGACGCTGTTTGCGTTTATGCTGTATACGGCTAACATTAAGCAGCTGGGTCATGCAAGTTTGCAAGTAATTGATCATAATCGAAGTAGTGTAGTTAAACGTAAAAATAAAAAGTCTAAGGCTGAACCTAAAGTAGCTGGGATGGAGTATCCAAGTGAAGTTAAAGTTAAAAAGGGTAGTCAGGCAGATTGGGCTAAAAAGATTAGTCAGATAATGGGCAAGAATGATAGTTATCAAGTTTGCCTGCAAGATTTGAATTCACCCAAATTTGCACAAGTTGCTAATACGTCTAAGCTACATCAAGCCAAGGTAAGCAGTCGGCTATTTTTATTAGTAACAATTTATTATCAAGAACAACATGGGAATCTTTCTGGGCATAGTGCACTTAAAGTTAAAAAAGCTGATCGCGTTAAGGGGGAAAAAATGCTTAGCGCAGGAATTGCTTATAGTGTTACTTATCTGAAGCAAGCGATGCTTCAAGGTAATCAAACTGCCACTAATGTTTTAATGCGTAAAGTTGGCTCTAAGATTGCGCCAGTAATTAAGCAGATGGGAGCAACTGATACGAGTATTAAGCACACCACAACACAACTTAGCTCTCAGACAACTGCAACGGATTTAGCTCGTATTATGGTTGATCTTTATCAAGATAAAACCCTTGACCGACAACATGCCAATTTGGCTCTAGGATCGCTTAATTCGACTAAGCATAAGCCTAAACTGGCTTCTGGAGTTAATGGCACGGTGTATGCAATTGGTGATAAGAAGGCGGCCGTAATTTTAGTACAAAGTGGTGGTCATACTTATTGTCTTAGTGTTTGGAGTGATAGCGCTCGCAAACTGACACGTTTGAGCAAGACCGTCGCTGACTTCTTTAATTAAATATAATTTACAAAGTGTAAATTGTTTTCTTCTAATTGTAGTGCTATATTATTCAGGTACTAAAAGGAGCTGATTAATATTGGTCAAAAAGCGGGACTTAAACTTAGACAAGTTGATTGCTAAAGCAACTGAACTGATTAATCAACACGGGTTAGCGGCGCTAACTTTGCCAAGTCTTGCTAAAGAGTTAGGAGTTAAGTCGCAGTCGTTGTATCATTATGTTTCGGGACGCAAGCAATTATTATCTTTGGTTGGTGCAAGTCGAATTAAGTTGTTGAGCCAAAAATTAATTGAAAACCTACTAGGTTTTTCTGGTGTTGAGGCACTGCTTAAATTTGCGGATATTGTGCGTAACTTTATCTTGACCGATCAAGCATTACTCAGTATCCTGTATCATTTAAATGAATATCAGCAAGACGACGCAATTAATCAAGAAATTCTTAAGATAATTGAGTTAGCTGAGAAGTTGAATATTCGTGGTGATAGTAAAGTTTCGCTCCACGCACTAATTGGTGCAGTTTTAGGCTATGTTTTTTTGGATGTGTCTGCATCTTTTACTAAGGAGAGCGCAGCCGAAGCTGATCGTGGTTATCATGAGTTAATTTTACAGTTAGTTCAATCGCAAGCATAATTGCGGATATAGAAAGGAAAAGTAGATTGCAAAAACTAGTAAAGAATCATGTTTTTTCGCTAATTGCATGGATTTTGATTTTGGTGGTTTCGCTAATAGCCTTACCTAATATTACGGGGTTAACACGGCAACATTCTGGAGTTTCGTTACCCCAAGATGTTCAAAGTGAGGTAGCTCAATCAATTCAAACAGATTGGGGTCCAAAACAAAAAAACACCTACCAGATTGCTGTCGTATTTAATAAGCAAAAAGGTAAATTGACGCAAGCCGATAAGCAGGCGATCAATCATACTGTTGCTAATTTACAAGAACATCAGTCGGAGTATGGAATTAAGCAGGTGTTAGCACCTGATGAAAATATTGCTACCAAGAAACGATTACAATCTAAGGATAATACTACTTGGGTAATGCAACTTAATGTGGCTAAAAAGCATGCGGCAATTAATGAAGTCGAAGAGCAATTAACTAATGCTGTCAAAACTACTGGAGTTAGCACGTATGTCACTGGAGCGGACGTTTTACAGAATGCTTTTTCTGATTCAATTCAAGAAGGGATCAAAAAGACTGAGCTAATCACAGTAATTTTTATTTTTATTGTTTTGGTTTTAGTCTTTAAATCACCAATTGTACCGTTGGTTTCATTATTAACTGTTGGGGTAGCATTTATTACCTCGTTTTCTCTTGTAACTAACCTAGTTGAACACAATAATTTTCCATTTTCTAACTTTACCCAAGTCTTCATGATTATTGTCTTATTTGGGATAGGTACAGATTATAATATCTTGCTATTTGACAAATTTAAGGAAAATCTGGGTAAGGGTCAAACTCGTTATCAGGCAATGAAAGATGCACTCAAAGTTGCTGGGAAAACAATCCTATTTTCAGGTTCGACAATTTTAATTGGTTTTGCTGCTTTAGGATTAGCAAAATTTTCGATTTACCAATCAGCAGTAGGAGTGGCAGTGGGAGTAGCAGTATTGTTATTAGTATTGCTAACTTTGAATCCATTCTTCATGGCAGTTTTAGGTGACAAGCTGTTCTGGCCAGTTAAAGAAATTCCTAAAGAACATGAAAATAAGATGTGGCATGGAATTGCTAAAAGTTCTTTAGCGCATCCTATAATTTATTTGCTGATTTTGGCAGTAGTAGTGACACCTTTTGCTCTATTATATTCGGGTCATTTAAATTATGATGATACAGCTGAAATTAGTAATGATAATCCTGCTAAAGCAGGGATGTTAGTTGTTAAAAAGCATTTCCCAGCTGGAATGGCAGAGCCATCAACTTTATATATTAAGAGTAATCATCGTTTAGATAATGAAGCTGATTTAAAGATAATCGATCAGCTAACTAGACAATTGCAGGCTTCTAAAGGAGTGGCGTTTGCAACTTCAGTTACCCAACCTTATGGTGAAAACATTCAGCAATTGTATGTCAATAACCAATTAAATACAGTCAATAATGGTGTAGATGATGCTCGAACTGGTTTAGGTAAAGTAAGCAAGTCTAGTCAAAAGTTAGCCACTGGTGCTAATCAACTGCAGACTGGAACTAATCAACTGCAGAGTGGTACTAGTTCACTGCAAGCAGGTGCAACTGAATTGCAGAATAGCAGTCAGCAGCTTACAAGTGGACTGAACCAGCTTAATTCACAATTGACCAATAGCTCACAAGGCTCGAATACTCAAGCTGAGGTGTATCGTAAAAGTTTATCTAGAAACTTATCTAGTGTACCTGGCCTAACTAAGCAGCAGAAAGCAGCAGTTATGCAAGCTGCAAGTGCAGCTTTAAATGAATCGATGGCTGGTAATGCGAATGGATCGTTACAGTCAAGTGTCGGTAGTCTTGCTGCAGCGGCTAATCAGGTAAGTTCTGGAGCAGCTAATTTAGCAGGTAGTGTTGGTCAACTCAACTCTAGTACCGGACAATTAAGTACCGGGGCAGGACAATTGGCTACCGGTGTACCGAAAATTACTACTGGAGTTGATGAGGTCAATAGCGGATTAGGGCAAGGAGCAGCCTATTTAACTGGACTGGCTAGTTCTAGTGCGGCTGATACTTTTTACATTCCACAAGAATATCTCAAAACAGATATGTTCCAGAATTCGATCAAAGTATATCTTAGCCCTAATAAGAAGTCGGCAATGCTCATGGTAGTGCTTAATTCAGATCCAAGTGCTGATCGCGCGGTTAGCAGAGTACAAGACTTAAGCTTGATGGCGCAGAAATCCTTGCAAGGAACACGTCTTGATAAGGCGACAGTTGCCATGGGCGGTGAAAGTGCTAAAATTGCTGATACTAAGCGAATAGCCAGTGATGATTTCGTTAAGACTGCTGCAATTATGCTGGTGGGAATTGGTATTGCCTTAATTTTTGTTACTAAATCATTATTGCAGCCAGTATATATTTTAGGAACATTATTATTAGCTTACTTCTGTTCATTATCAATTACAGAATGGCTGGTTAAAGCAATTTTAGGCAATAATACCTTAACTTGGAATACACCGTTTTTCAGCTTTATTATGCTGATTGCCTTAGGTGTTGATTACAGTATCTTTTTAATGACACGATATCGCAGTCTAGATCATGGCAAATTAAGCGAACGTATCTTAAAGGCTTGCGGAGTGATTGGGACTGTTGTGGTTTCTGCAGCAATTATTTTGGGTGGAACCTTTGCGGCACTAATTCCTTCAGGTGTACCAACATTAATCGAAGTTGCGTTAGCAGTAATCATTGGCTTGATTATCTTAGTCTTTATCTTACCGTTAATTTTGCCAGCGGCTATTAAGCTGACGTATGAACCAACTTTTAGAAAAAAGAGTCGAAAAAATAAATAATTAAAGAAAAGGGATTACTGATTTATGTAATAGTAAATTGGTAATCTTTTTAGTTAGAATTATAATTTCAACTTGTAAAACTATGGTTTTGCTTTATCATTAACTTAAAACGGCACTGACATATAAAGATTAAGGAGTTTTAAGCTATGACTACTTGTCCCAATTGTGGTAGGCAAATCACAGATGATGTTGAAATTTGTCCTAATTGTCATTTTAATGTGCAAAAATATCGTGATACATTTTTCTCAGATCAATATGAACAGGAAAAATATGAAGATGAGCATGCAGGAGCGAAAATTGCTAGTCGGAAGATTTATCGGCAAGAATTCTACCCTGAAAAACAAAACTCAACTGTAAAGAAGATGCTTCTTTGGATTCATAAAAATAGTATGATTGTATTCTTAGTTGGAATAATGTTGTTGATTGTCATGAGCTTTTCTCGTGGTCTTGGCTGGCTGTGTTTTTGTTTGCTGCTGCTTGCACTATTCTGGGTTTGTGCTAGACAAGATCGAATTGAACGTTATACAGTTGATGAGCGGTTAACGCAGAAAGCCAATCAACTTGGTTCGAATTTTTTTAATAAAATTGAGGATGGTAGACAAAAGCGTCACCCTAAATCGGAACAATCTGATTCAGATATAGTTAAACAACCGGTCAATTATGTTCAGCTTTCAATTATTTTAACGGCATTGATTAGTTTAGTAGTTCTATTCACGTCAGGTTCAGTGGATAAAGTTTCGTTGACGAAAGTCTTTATGGGACTAGTAGGTCGAATGTTTGAAAATAGTACAACGGTTTATATTGGGATCCAGTTGTGTTTAATCTGGGTTTTGTTAATTATTTTTCCTTTGATAATTATGCGTAATACGCTAAGAAATACGAAAAAAGCTCAATGGTTAGCATTTGCGCTTTCATTAATTGAATCTGTATTTTTGCTTTATTTGCTTTTCCGCTTATCAACTGATGCTAGAGCTAATGTTGGGTTGCTTAATCACGTTACAAGTCAGCTGATTGTTTATGTAGTGTCATTTAGAACTTCGATCTATTTCTTAATATTTGCTAGTGTAATGACGACCGGACTTACTTGCTATAATTTAATTAAAAAGCGACAATAAAAAATACTGGACTTGCAAGTCCAGTATTTTTAGTTACATATTTTTTACTGCTTTAAGTCGATGACTAAGTGTTCATTAACAAAAGCCATCATTCCCAATTCACTTAGTTCGCGACCATAACCTGACTTTTTAACACCACCAAATGGCAATTCACCAGAGGAAATCCAGGTGCCATTAATCACGGTCATTCCAGTCTCGATTTGTGCAGCTAATTCTTGAGCGTGTGCGATATCGCTACTGATAATTGATGAGCCTAACCCATAGCTAGAGTTATTTGCTAAGGCAATTGCTTCGTCCTCATCTTCAACTTGGTAGACCATAGCGACAGGACCGAATAATTCTTCATCAAAAATTGGATTATTTTGGTCAATGTCAGTTAGAATAATCGGCCTAAAGAAAGCACCATCACTATCAATTTCAGGATATTGATAGAACACTTTGGCACCAGCTGCAACTGCTCGCTCAACTTGTTTAGTTAATTTTTCTTTAGCATCTTGTGAGTTAAGCGGTGCTAAAGTAGTTTCTGGATCGAGCGGATCGCCAGTTTTTAGATTAGCAAATGCGGATTTAAGCTCATGTAAGACTTCTTCGTAGCGAGATTTAACGGTAATAATTCGTTTAGAAGAAGTACATACTTGTCCTGCATTGTAAGTTCTTGCTGCATGCAAGGTTGTTTGTAAAACTTGCTTGTCAGCATCTGCCAAAACGATAAATGGATCATTGCCACCTAATTCCATAGTTGACTTTTTCAGATTTTTACCGGCATTTTCAGCAACGGAAGCCCCGCCACGCTCAGAGCCAGTCAAAGCCACTCCTTGAACGCGTGGATCGGCGATAATATCGTCTAATTGGTCATAATTTGGATAAAGGTTGATTAGACTCCCTTCAGGAGCTCCAGCTTGCTTAATAAGTTTGGCGGTTAAAGCTGCTGAACCTGGTACGTTGTGAGCGTGCTTGAGTAATACTGGATTGCCCACGATGAAGTTAGGAGCAAAGACTCTAATCACTTGATAAAGAGGAAAATTCCATGGCTCACAAGCGATAATTACGCCAGTTGCTTGCTTGAGATAATAAGCATTACCCAAGGCAGAATCGATTTTTTGCGGCTTTAACATTTTTAACCCATTATTAGCATAGTATTCACAGATTTGAACACAGAGTTCAACCTCACCCTTAGCTTCACCGATTAGTTTGCCCATTTCACGGGTCATTATTTCGGCTAGCTCGGATTCATGTTCATGCAAGGTCTTAGCGATTTGGTGTAAAATCTCAACCCGACTCTGGGGTTGTTCGTGCTGCCACTTATGGTACAGTGCATTTGCCAAATTGATTGCTTCGTCAATTTGGCTATTGGTTGAATATGAATAGTTTGCAAAAGTTTCATTAGTGTACGGATTAATTGATTGATATTTTGCCATCTTGTACCTCATTAAAAATCATGTTAATTTTAGATTACTAAACATATTATAAAACGCTATCAAAATTAACTTTAGTAATTAGCTCAAGTTTACTAATTATTAAGTTTTTGTAGGCTGTGAGTTAAGTATGATAGGGAAGCACTCAGGTATTGACTTGCATAGGCCATAGCGTGTTTATCTCCGGGAATTATTTGTAAGGTTACGCCATGATTTTGGCTAGCTAGACTATCAATAAAGTCAAGTACGTCTGTAAGTGGGGTTAATTCGGCAGCTGAGTTAAACATTAGTAGGTCAGCTAAGTTTTGATAATTATAGGACTTAGCGTCTAGCTTAGTGAGCTTTTGCCAATCATTGCTGCCGGCATAAGTTAAGGTGAAATATTTATAGAAGCAATTATTAATTTCTGACTGGTCAGTTAAACCGAGTTCATTCTTGGCGTCAAGTGCTGGTTTTGTACTATTGTGATTTTTTAGCCAATCTGAAAAGTTAACTGGTGCTGACCAAGTTACGGTTGGAAAACCGAACATACCAGCAAGTTGCAAGGCTAAGGTGCCACCGCTACTGGCACCTATTTGAGCAATGCTCAGGGTTTCTTGACTAATATATTTTGATTTTAGCAGCCAGTTAGCAAAATTAATGGCATCGTGGTGAGCAGCTGGAAAAGTGTTTTTAGGTGCGAGTCGATAATTAGGGACAAAGGTGGTAAAGCCTTGTGCAACTATGGCAGTAGTTAAGTTTTTAACGTCTTGTTTATCCCCGCGAATCCAACCGCCACCATGCCAAAAGATCAGGGCTTTATGGGCAATAGTTGTGTCACTAGGGCTGTAAATATCACACGTTAACTGGTTTGCTTCATCATAAACAACATTATTTTCAACTTTGATCATAGACTTTAGTTCCTTACTATTTTTGTTTAGCAGACTGGTATCGTTCATTGCCCCACCAATTAGGCATTAGTTCATTAAGGGTGATTGTTTGGCGTTTTTGGTAGTCGACCATAAATTCTAAATTGCGATTTCGTTCATCCAATTGCATTAAATATTCGCGGCACGCTCCACAAGGCATGCCAGACCCACTGCCCGAAGGAGCTTGATCGCGAAAGGCAATGATTCGTTTAATTTGAGTTTGTCCGCTGTTAACATACATATTTAATGCGGCAACTCGCTCAGCGCAAAGATCAAGTACACCACTGCAGCTTTCTACACAAAAACCAACAAAAATTTGACCGTCTGCAGCTTCAAGCGCACTGACGACATTATGTGCATAAATAAAGGGAGTAACGTCTTGCGGGTGGTATTCAACTTTGGCTGCTTGATATAATTTTTGCCAAATATCCATTTTATATCCTCCGGATAATTACTAATTAATATTCTTAAATTATGGTAATTATTATCCTTAATGTGCTAAAAAGCAATTATATCAAGGTGATTTTTGGTAGAATAAAATTTAAAAGTCAGGGAGGTTTTTTATGCAGCTGTCACCTAAAGCCAGTCGCCGTTTGATTAACATCTTAACTATTGTTAGCGGAATCATTATTGTTCTTTTATGCATTTACTGGTATAAGCTAGGAATTTTTACTAATCAAGCAAAGATGCGTGCATATTTAGCAGATAAAAGGATTATTGGTCCTGTAATTTTTGTGTTAATTCAAATTGTTCAAGTAGTGTTTCCGATTATTCCTGGAGGTGTTTCCCTACTTGGAGGAGTTGTGTTTTTTGGACCAATTGCGGGATTTATTTATAACTACATTGGCGTTTGCATTGGCTCAATTATTGATTTCTTTTTGGCGCGTTATTATGGTCGACCATTTATTTTGCATATTGTTTCTGAAAAGACCCTTGAAAAATACATGAAATGGACTAAAGACCAGCATAAATTTAACTGGTTCTTCGGTATTTGTATTGTAGCGCCGATGGCACCAGATGATGTTTTATGTTTACTAGCCGGATTAACCGAGATGAAATTTTCAACGTACTTTTGGATTATTATTTTGGGTAAACCGTGGACGATTGCGGCATATAGCTTTGCCTTAATGTTTGGCATGGACTGGCTGCTAAAGTTAGTAGGCAAGTGATGGCAGACATATGTTTGCGGCAATTTGCTGATACGGATGCAGCAACTCTGCTTAAGTGGGGGCAAGATGATCATTATCGCAAGACAGCAGGTTTTGCTCACTATGCCAGTTTGTTTGAAGCCAAAACTGCGATTAAGCAGTATCAACAGCGAGATAATAGTTATGCGGTATGTTTGCAGACAGATGATCAGTTGATTGGAATAGTTGAGTTGTATTCACGCGGTGAATCTGGTGATTTGGCTAAGACTAAAGAAGTTGGCTTTTTATTAGATAGAGATTACGAAGGGCATGGTTATATGACTCAGGCTCTGCGGGTATTATTTAATTATTTTTTTAAAGAGTTAGCTCAAACTCAAATCTGGGCTGGTACGTTTAACAGCAACTTACGTGCGCAAAAGTTGCTAAAAAAGTTAGGCTTTAAGTATATTTATGCTGCCAGTCAGCCAACTGATAAAAATTATTTTACTAATCAAGTGAAATATTATTTGCTTGAAAGAGCGCAATGGCTTAAAATAAGTAAAAACACGGAGTCCTAAGACTATATACAGAGAATTCGCGGGTGGTGTGAGCGAATAGACGTCGTTTCCAGACTTCAATTGTGGGCAACTAATCATTGCACGGTTTGCGGCACCGTTATCGCCCAAGCTAATTGAGTGCAGTTGTGGTAATGACAACTGAAACTGGGTGGTACCGCGAAGCGATGCAAGAGCCAATTCGTCCCAAGATTTAGGGATGAGTTGGCTCTTTTTTTGTGGAGGTTAAAAATGTTAGATATTAAGGTAATTCGAGATAATCCGGATTGGGCTAAGAAGAAGCTAGCTACGCGTAGTATTAAGCCTGAACAAATTGATGAATTAATTGGCATCGATGCTGATCGGCGCCAGAGTTTGAATGAAAGTGAGCAGTTAAAGGCTAAACGTAACACTGTTTCTCAAAAAATTGCTCAAGCTAAACGCAATCAAGAGGATGCCTCTGCGGCGATTGCAGAGATGCGTGAAACTGGCAGCCAAATTAAAGAGTTAGACGCTAAAGTTAATGAATTAACTACAAGGCAGAATGATATATTGCTACGTCTACCAAACTTTCCTGATGATTCTGCACCAGTTGGTCCTGATGAAGATTATAATGAGGAAGTTCGTAAATGGCATGAACCGACTAAATTGACTTTTACACCAAAAGCACATTGGGATATCGGAACTGATTTAGATATTTTAGACTGGGATCGTGGAGCAAAAGTTTCTGGTGCACGCTTTGTCTACTATAAAGGTGCCGGTGCATTATTAGAGCGTGCAGTTTTTAACTTCTTTTTGGATGAAAATACCAAAGCTGGTTATACAGAAGTTATTCCTCCATATTTAGTTAATAAAGAATCAATGCAGGGAACTGGACAATTTCCGAAATTCACTGAAGACGTCTATACGATTGTTGATAATGATGATCCCGAAAAGGAATTAGAGCTGACATTAATTCCAACAGCAGAAGTACCATTGGTTAATTATTTCCGTGATGAAATTATCCATGAAGATCGTTTGCCAATTAATGTAACTGCCCTTTCTCCAGCTTTTAGAAGTGAGGCTGGTTCGGCTGGGCGTGATACGCGTGGTTTAATTAGAATGCATGAGTTTCGTAAAGTAGAAATGGTTAAGGTATGTAAGCCTGAGGATTCATGGGAAGAGTTAGATAAATTGACCCATAATGCAGAAAGCTTGCTCCAAAAACTAGATTTACCGTATCACGTTGTTGCACTAGCGACTGGGGATGCTAGTTTTACTAGTGCTAAAACTTATGATTTAGAGGTCTGGATGCCTCAACAAGAAAAGTATCGGGAGATTTCTAGCTGTTCGAACTGTACAGATTTCCAAGCACGGCGTGCGCAAATTCGTTACCGCGCGGAAGATGGTAAGCTGTATTTAGCACATACACTTAACGGTTCTGGACTAGCGGTTGGCCGGACAGTTGCAGCTATTTTAGAAAATTACCAAAATGAAGATGGTACAGTAACTGTACCGGAAGTTTTAGTCCCATATATGAATGGCATGAAAAAAATTGTTAAGCAACCAAGCTTGATATAAAGCTAAAAGAGATCTTTTATGATCTCTTTTTTTATTTTTTTAGAAAAAGTTTTGAATAAAATTTTATACTGAAAGCACTTAATACCGAATAATAACATCAACAAAATTGTTTTTAATCAAAGATATCCGTTTTAAAAAGGATTAATCGCAACTTTTTAAGTTAATAATTAGCCTAATTAGCGAACAAATAGTCAAACTTGACGAAGAAAGCAAAAGAGGGTAAAGTATTACTTGCGCTTGAGAGAGCTGGTTAGCTTAATCAGGTTAGCGAGAAATAAAGAGCAGAAAGTTATTGACAAGATCAAAACGGTCTGCTAGAATAGAAAAGCGCTGCTATAAGCAGCAGGTAGTACTTTGAAAACTGAACAATGTTTTCGCAAAAGTGTGCGGGTGTAAAAGCCCAAAACAAGAGCGAAGTCAATTTCGCAAGCAAATAAATCCGAGATGCAAATCTTGGAGAACGAATGAGCAAACATTCAAACAAACAGATAAAAATGAGAGTTTGATCCTGGCTCAGGACGAACGCTGGCGGCGTGCCTAATACATGCAAGTCGAGCGAGCAATTTTAACAGAATACCTTCGGGTAGGAAGCTAAGAGCGCGAGCGGCGGATGGGTGAGTAACACGTGGGTAACCTACCCTATAGATTGGGATACCACTTGGAAACAGGTGCTAATACCAAATAAGAAGTAAGATCGCATGATCAAGCTATAAAAGGCGGCTTTCGAGCTGTCGCTAAAGGATGGACCCGCGGTGCATTAGCTAGTTGGTAGGGTAAAGGCCTACCAAGGCAATGATGCATAGCCGAGTTGAGAGACTGAACGGCCACATTGGGACTGAGACACGGCCCAAACTCCTACGGGAGGCAGCAGTAGGAATCTTCCACAATGGACGCAAGTCTGATGGAGCAACGCCGCGTGAGTGAAGAAGGTTTTCGGATCGTAAAGCTCTGTTGTTGGTGAAGAAGGATGTATAGAGTAACTGCTATATATTTGACGGTAATCAACCAGAAAGTCACGGCTAACTACGTGCCAGCAGCCGCGGTAATACGTAGGTGGCAAGCGTTGTCCGGATTTATTGGGCGTAAAGCGAACGCAGGCGGGAAGACAAGTCAGATGTGCAAGCCCTCAGCTTAACTGAGGAATTGCATCTGAAACTGTATTTCTTGAGTGCAGAAGAGGAGAGTGGAACTCCATGTGTAGCGGTGGAATGCGTAGATATATGGAAGAACACCAGTGGCGAAGGCGGCTCTCTGGTCTGTAACTGACGCTGAGGTTCGAAAGCATGGGTAGCGAACAGGATTAGATACCC
This DNA window, taken from Lactobacillus sp. ESL0684, encodes the following:
- a CDS encoding magnesium transporter CorA family protein, with product MIKEQNFPIETRYRWYDINNLSEADSRKLQDEFNFTPDMISYISDRHERPHYDYDTHTKIHLLVYDVPIWPSKSIKHFTSHPITFLVSGENIFTFHTESTSYVFEEFNDRLMRNKLSRAEDVTELLMKFLLSAAQYFQRAITQLDVERNGLDQKLSDDIDNHDLVELSNIEKSLVYLSSSIQTDLMMLHSLKISELDFTKYARERLDDVLIESNQASEMVKISQQVTKTLSATSNNMMNNNLNDTMKFLTVWSLVLTIPTILTGFYGMNVSLPVDHSSTDWIVITIFAIILMAWLIFLMKRHHMF
- a CDS encoding serine hydrolase, whose translation is MKNKVIIGSLIATLFAFMLYTANIKQLGHASLQVIDHNRSSVVKRKNKKSKAEPKVAGMEYPSEVKVKKGSQADWAKKISQIMGKNDSYQVCLQDLNSPKFAQVANTSKLHQAKVSSRLFLLVTIYYQEQHGNLSGHSALKVKKADRVKGEKMLSAGIAYSVTYLKQAMLQGNQTATNVLMRKVGSKIAPVIKQMGATDTSIKHTTTQLSSQTTATDLARIMVDLYQDKTLDRQHANLALGSLNSTKHKPKLASGVNGTVYAIGDKKAAVILVQSGGHTYCLSVWSDSARKLTRLSKTVADFFN
- a CDS encoding TetR/AcrR family transcriptional regulator, translating into MVKKRDLNLDKLIAKATELINQHGLAALTLPSLAKELGVKSQSLYHYVSGRKQLLSLVGASRIKLLSQKLIENLLGFSGVEALLKFADIVRNFILTDQALLSILYHLNEYQQDDAINQEILKIIELAEKLNIRGDSKVSLHALIGAVLGYVFLDVSASFTKESAAEADRGYHELILQLVQSQA
- a CDS encoding MMPL family transporter, translating into MQKLVKNHVFSLIAWILILVVSLIALPNITGLTRQHSGVSLPQDVQSEVAQSIQTDWGPKQKNTYQIAVVFNKQKGKLTQADKQAINHTVANLQEHQSEYGIKQVLAPDENIATKKRLQSKDNTTWVMQLNVAKKHAAINEVEEQLTNAVKTTGVSTYVTGADVLQNAFSDSIQEGIKKTELITVIFIFIVLVLVFKSPIVPLVSLLTVGVAFITSFSLVTNLVEHNNFPFSNFTQVFMIIVLFGIGTDYNILLFDKFKENLGKGQTRYQAMKDALKVAGKTILFSGSTILIGFAALGLAKFSIYQSAVGVAVGVAVLLLVLLTLNPFFMAVLGDKLFWPVKEIPKEHENKMWHGIAKSSLAHPIIYLLILAVVVTPFALLYSGHLNYDDTAEISNDNPAKAGMLVVKKHFPAGMAEPSTLYIKSNHRLDNEADLKIIDQLTRQLQASKGVAFATSVTQPYGENIQQLYVNNQLNTVNNGVDDARTGLGKVSKSSQKLATGANQLQTGTNQLQSGTSSLQAGATELQNSSQQLTSGLNQLNSQLTNSSQGSNTQAEVYRKSLSRNLSSVPGLTKQQKAAVMQAASAALNESMAGNANGSLQSSVGSLAAAANQVSSGAANLAGSVGQLNSSTGQLSTGAGQLATGVPKITTGVDEVNSGLGQGAAYLTGLASSSAADTFYIPQEYLKTDMFQNSIKVYLSPNKKSAMLMVVLNSDPSADRAVSRVQDLSLMAQKSLQGTRLDKATVAMGGESAKIADTKRIASDDFVKTAAIMLVGIGIALIFVTKSLLQPVYILGTLLLAYFCSLSITEWLVKAILGNNTLTWNTPFFSFIMLIALGVDYSIFLMTRYRSLDHGKLSERILKACGVIGTVVVSAAIILGGTFAALIPSGVPTLIEVALAVIIGLIILVFILPLILPAAIKLTYEPTFRKKSRKNK
- a CDS encoding zinc ribbon domain-containing protein, with translation MTTCPNCGRQITDDVEICPNCHFNVQKYRDTFFSDQYEQEKYEDEHAGAKIASRKIYRQEFYPEKQNSTVKKMLLWIHKNSMIVFLVGIMLLIVMSFSRGLGWLCFCLLLLALFWVCARQDRIERYTVDERLTQKANQLGSNFFNKIEDGRQKRHPKSEQSDSDIVKQPVNYVQLSIILTALISLVVLFTSGSVDKVSLTKVFMGLVGRMFENSTTVYIGIQLCLIWVLLIIFPLIIMRNTLRNTKKAQWLAFALSLIESVFLLYLLFRLSTDARANVGLLNHVTSQLIVYVVSFRTSIYFLIFASVMTTGLTCYNLIKKRQ